One Fibrobacter sp. UBA4297 DNA window includes the following coding sequences:
- a CDS encoding FtsK/SpoIIIE family DNA translocase, with product MAVQKKKTVKKTKKPKDEPKKDIQEPDSYFITMMVGYLVLIAGVILLLGCVTFSIVGKQENWLGDYFGVMFPDFMTFLFGRVAVVIFTAALILWGLFIAVASLRAKLLRFAVGVSLLVVNVSFLMSLKNFGVKNVSNDALSMNGGVLGEFFLQNLAIPVFGKASYVAPLVLLLVALALILVLSFGVRPRHFKFVAQTMRYVCAVFSRRRSMAPIEVETLDFPDVSDKKGKKGEEKKTLRRGVVMEDETMIFVPDSAKMRRRGKVEPFNARHNWLTDDLDVNRSEMQTQVGESFGLPQYAAGNARPLDLQNASIGNVGNEPVGGTLGGADDDGVYEDPEIRRLEEELRLNERHMNALQILEIKERIGALRRARDLIDWEKGHKGRMQVKGDVRRTAGSETVDAVIGNGAANAGGNAANVGGAVRRTAERTVVGRVEVPKAAKTAKSAGDTAKSSTSANTIVHDATLSDSVETRAAIHAEELLGGDGAYVEDFPGSPAVEDDETFAPVVVGADEVGEDPTFGATMGGAGNANGNARPASKPAVHSAPIPVAPTASYDEYKIPEIAKILDTHEAQTADYTEEELNAIGKMLEEKLENFKVKGRVIGCETGPMITRFEVEPGPGVKVSRFSALQEDLALPLKVSSIRILAPIPGKAAVGVEIPNRKFQTVFCRDVFMSEKFKPAHDKILVALGKDITGESFTMDLAKAPHLLIAGQTGSGKSVCINALMASMLFSKTPDELRMILVDPKAVELKMYENIPHLLAPVITKPEIAIQALQWLCYEMDRRTEVLASAKVRNIGGFNAKFEAGELPDEVPEEDRGHRMAFIVVIIDEMADLMMVAGKEIEKSVARLAAKARAVGIHLVLATQRPSVKVITGIIKANLPTRISFKVASQIDARTVMDHAGAEKLLGRGDMLYKAVNDPDPVRVHGAFLSDEEAERLADACSDQNVFYPQVESFDVSGGEEGDEEGGGSMKNEKLDKLLFEVAQWAISVNGLSTSAVQRHFSVGYSRAGKIVDQLYGLGVCGPSKGNSKPRAMLIGMDELMQLERSGRFG from the coding sequence TTGGCTGTACAAAAGAAAAAAACTGTTAAGAAAACTAAGAAACCAAAAGATGAACCGAAAAAGGATATTCAGGAACCGGATTCGTACTTTATAACGATGATGGTGGGTTACCTGGTGCTGATTGCGGGTGTCATTCTTTTGCTGGGTTGCGTCACTTTCTCGATTGTGGGCAAGCAAGAAAATTGGCTTGGCGATTATTTTGGCGTCATGTTCCCGGACTTTATGACGTTCCTGTTTGGGCGCGTGGCGGTCGTTATCTTTACGGCGGCACTTATCCTTTGGGGACTTTTCATTGCGGTGGCATCGCTGCGTGCAAAATTGTTGCGCTTTGCTGTCGGGGTAAGCCTGCTTGTCGTGAACGTTTCGTTTTTGATGTCCCTCAAGAATTTTGGGGTTAAGAACGTTTCGAACGATGCTCTTTCGATGAATGGTGGCGTGTTGGGCGAGTTCTTTTTGCAGAACCTGGCGATACCCGTATTTGGAAAGGCTTCGTATGTGGCTCCACTAGTTTTGCTTTTAGTGGCGCTAGCCTTGATTCTCGTGCTTTCGTTTGGGGTGCGCCCGAGGCACTTTAAGTTTGTGGCGCAGACGATGCGCTATGTGTGTGCGGTTTTTAGTCGTCGACGTTCGATGGCTCCGATTGAGGTCGAAACGCTCGATTTCCCTGATGTTAGCGATAAGAAGGGCAAAAAGGGCGAGGAGAAAAAGACGCTCCGCCGTGGCGTGGTGATGGAAGACGAGACGATGATTTTTGTCCCGGACTCTGCGAAAATGCGTCGCCGTGGGAAGGTGGAACCGTTTAATGCACGCCATAACTGGCTCACGGACGATTTGGATGTGAACCGCTCGGAAATGCAGACGCAGGTGGGCGAATCGTTTGGATTGCCTCAGTATGCTGCAGGGAATGCGCGCCCGCTCGATTTGCAAAATGCGTCAATTGGGAATGTCGGAAATGAGCCTGTTGGCGGAACTTTGGGTGGTGCGGACGATGATGGAGTCTATGAAGATCCGGAAATCCGTCGTTTGGAAGAAGAACTCCGCTTGAACGAACGCCACATGAATGCACTCCAGATTCTGGAAATCAAGGAACGCATCGGTGCGCTCCGCCGTGCTCGCGATTTGATTGACTGGGAAAAGGGGCATAAGGGCCGTATGCAGGTGAAGGGCGATGTGCGCCGTACGGCGGGCTCTGAAACTGTGGATGCGGTTATTGGAAATGGCGCTGCGAATGCGGGCGGCAATGCTGCAAATGTCGGCGGCGCCGTTCGTCGAACGGCGGAAAGGACTGTTGTTGGAAGAGTTGAAGTGCCGAAAGCAGCGAAAACAGCTAAATCTGCAGGGGACACCGCAAAATCTTCGACAAGCGCCAATACGATTGTCCATGACGCAACGCTTTCGGATTCTGTGGAAACTCGTGCGGCAATCCATGCCGAAGAGCTTTTGGGCGGTGATGGCGCCTACGTAGAGGATTTCCCGGGAAGCCCTGCGGTCGAAGATGATGAAACGTTTGCTCCGGTTGTGGTTGGTGCGGATGAAGTGGGTGAGGATCCGACTTTCGGTGCGACGATGGGTGGTGCAGGGAATGCTAATGGAAATGCGCGCCCGGCATCTAAACCGGCTGTTCATTCTGCTCCGATTCCTGTGGCTCCGACGGCATCTTACGACGAATACAAGATTCCTGAAATCGCAAAGATTCTCGATACGCACGAAGCGCAGACCGCGGATTACACCGAAGAAGAGTTGAATGCCATCGGCAAAATGCTTGAAGAAAAACTTGAAAACTTCAAGGTGAAGGGCCGCGTGATTGGTTGTGAAACGGGCCCGATGATTACCCGTTTTGAAGTGGAACCGGGGCCGGGCGTGAAGGTGAGCCGCTTCTCGGCATTGCAAGAAGATTTGGCGCTTCCGCTGAAGGTTTCGTCCATTCGCATTTTAGCGCCGATTCCTGGTAAGGCTGCTGTCGGTGTGGAAATTCCGAATCGCAAGTTCCAGACGGTGTTTTGCCGCGATGTGTTCATGAGCGAAAAGTTCAAGCCCGCGCACGACAAGATTCTCGTTGCGCTAGGGAAGGACATTACTGGCGAATCGTTTACAATGGACTTGGCTAAGGCTCCGCATTTGCTGATTGCCGGTCAGACGGGTTCTGGTAAGTCTGTTTGCATCAACGCGCTCATGGCGTCGATGCTCTTTAGCAAGACTCCGGATGAACTCCGCATGATTCTTGTAGACCCGAAGGCGGTGGAACTCAAGATGTACGAAAACATTCCACATCTTTTGGCGCCTGTCATCACGAAGCCCGAAATTGCAATTCAGGCGCTCCAGTGGCTCTGCTACGAGATGGACCGCCGTACCGAAGTTTTGGCATCTGCAAAGGTGCGTAACATCGGTGGCTTTAACGCAAAGTTCGAAGCAGGCGAATTGCCAGATGAAGTCCCTGAAGAAGATCGCGGTCACCGTATGGCATTTATCGTCGTGATTATCGACGAAATGGCGGACCTCATGATGGTCGCGGGCAAGGAAATCGAAAAGTCCGTGGCGCGTTTGGCGGCTAAGGCTCGTGCCGTGGGCATCCATTTGGTGCTGGCGACACAGCGTCCGTCTGTGAAGGTCATTACGGGTATCATCAAGGCGAACTTGCCGACACGAATCAGCTTCAAGGTGGCATCCCAGATTGACGCCCGCACGGTGATGGACCATGCCGGTGCCGAAAAGCTTTTGGGCCGTGGTGACATGCTTTACAAGGCTGTGAACGACCCGGATCCGGTGCGCGTACACGGTGCATTCCTCAGCGACGAAGAAGCCGAACGCTTGGCAGATGCCTGCTCCGACCAGAACGTGTTCTACCCGCAGGTGGAATCGTTCGATGTCTCGGGTGGCGAAGAGGGCGATGAAGAAGGCGGCGGTTCGATGAAAAACGAAAAGCTCGATAAGCTCCTGTTCGAAGTCGCGCAATGGGCGATTAGCGTGAACGGCCTTTCGACTTCGGCGGTGCAACGTCACTTTAGCGTGGGGTACAGCCGAGCCGGGAAGATTGTGGACCAGCTGTATGGCCTTGGCGTGTGTGGCCCGAGCAAGGGCAACTCGAAACCGCGTGCCATGCTTATCGGAATGGACGAACTCATGCAGCTCGAACGTTCCGGGAGATTCGGGTGA
- a CDS encoding DUF1302 family protein, producing MSFKMFKELSIYGLIFGSSIFAQEINFTGSFTSQVGIGLPHTHENKGDFLLGQNIFDGTIKSYIDEATVVVNAQLVHDALGSQSANGYSALISDDGSFALKLKEVYIDWKGEMLALRVGRQIVSWGKADDIQITDVICPKDEASFVASDYNESRLGIDAVRLSLLTEKIQADVYYIPFFTPSILPLAKGNPLKAKVFPANVDGIRIYAPEDYRDLEHPSKHVSNSEFAFRASAYTSFADMSLYYFYGWDDTPFFKYNPHMVIYNSADSKDNSSIYDDIFEIDISGKYKRMMMIGLDAAIPVGEFVIRLEEAYFPKRHFQTTAEYQMQRQFSGKNVKSSLQKHQLISLAGLDWTPSGGWTITAQYVADIVFDHDKAIDRKNFEHQATLSIEKSVLNETLTLMASGALDLRAFSSAAELEIDYKLNDAITLSAIGDLYYGGTDRKKGLFGEYRNLSSITFKGKISF from the coding sequence ATGAGTTTTAAAATGTTTAAAGAGCTCTCCATTTATGGACTTATCTTTGGTTCATCAATTTTCGCGCAGGAAATCAATTTTACAGGAAGTTTCACTTCTCAAGTAGGAATTGGTTTGCCGCACACGCACGAAAACAAAGGTGACTTTTTGCTCGGCCAGAATATTTTCGATGGCACGATAAAATCTTACATTGACGAAGCAACCGTTGTCGTGAACGCGCAATTGGTTCATGACGCTTTAGGCTCCCAATCTGCAAACGGATATTCCGCATTAATCTCTGACGACGGCTCGTTTGCGCTCAAGCTGAAAGAAGTTTACATCGACTGGAAAGGCGAAATGCTCGCCCTCAGAGTCGGTCGGCAAATAGTCTCTTGGGGAAAAGCAGACGACATCCAAATAACAGATGTCATTTGCCCTAAAGACGAAGCCAGCTTTGTCGCAAGCGATTACAACGAATCCAGACTTGGGATTGATGCCGTACGTCTTTCACTTTTGACAGAAAAAATCCAAGCGGACGTGTATTACATTCCGTTCTTCACGCCTAGCATTCTGCCGCTTGCAAAAGGCAACCCGCTCAAAGCAAAAGTTTTCCCAGCAAACGTAGATGGGATTAGAATTTACGCACCGGAGGACTACCGCGATTTAGAGCATCCAAGCAAACATGTTTCCAACAGCGAATTCGCTTTTAGGGCAAGTGCCTACACCTCTTTTGCAGACATGTCGTTGTATTACTTTTACGGCTGGGACGACACCCCATTTTTCAAGTACAACCCTCACATGGTCATATACAATTCTGCGGATTCCAAAGACAACTCAAGTATTTACGATGACATCTTTGAAATTGATATTTCCGGCAAGTACAAACGCATGATGATGATTGGCCTTGATGCCGCTATTCCCGTAGGGGAATTCGTCATCCGTCTTGAAGAAGCATACTTCCCGAAACGGCATTTTCAAACAACGGCGGAATATCAAATGCAACGCCAATTCAGCGGAAAAAACGTGAAATCCAGTTTGCAAAAACACCAGCTCATAAGCTTAGCGGGGCTAGACTGGACACCAAGTGGAGGCTGGACGATTACGGCTCAATATGTTGCAGACATTGTATTTGACCACGACAAAGCGATTGACCGCAAGAATTTCGAACACCAAGCGACACTCAGCATCGAAAAATCAGTACTCAACGAAACGTTAACGCTCATGGCTTCGGGTGCACTTGATTTGCGAGCTTTTTCTAGTGCAGCAGAACTCGAAATCGATTATAAGCTAAACGATGCCATTACCTTAAGTGCAATAGGCGACTTATACTATGGAGGAACCGACCGCAAAAAAGGATTGTTTGGCGAGTACCGCAACTTAAGCAGCATTACGTTCAAAGGAAAAATTTCATTCTAA
- a CDS encoding efflux RND transporter permease subunit → MKVTAINHFFGKVGQAQIRFRWAILAVFTVITLICCMGLTHFSFSLGDEGWFGGSDEITINKKKYEEVFGNLNGVGVLIIKQSDGDLFNEDMLKVIDRLGNRLRDEIPFADRLTSIIEVDIPVGNEEGFEVKKPFKDCIPSDSAELAKARALVMRGSEQTNALINSLVSDNGKESWILLSLLPFEGKTLDEEFNGDKDEVTLAIGYKLMEIIESEEFQSSGYKLYGSGVPYEDAKEERYDVPEYGKCVMLGFVVMLIFLALFLRNIFGVIVPAFATLGAIASVLGAMSFFGIKADSTLISLPIVLGMALAVGYSVHYINMFKLFFRRTGKRKESVVMCVEECGWSVLFTVITTMASFVSFLFVDMKPLSWMGKTAALIVFAIYIYVSVLIPILLSFGKDSAPDTANEMGATKLDMHFSRWAGFVQKKRWPIIITSILVLAAFIPGIFKITARVDYDAISGDKMPYIQKQKEMLAAKLGNRYSYSVMIQFDEEGAFKDPQNMNALLDFEKFLGTLSLTKWSGGKARVSSVTSILKEMNSALNEGKEEFYKVPEDEYVLAQLMELSSIEMREDFNDFMDEDFKITTVNVDMSRYATEEARDNVAAIQTKLSELFPKAHSSLLGDMIQYAEMSNRTVFGGIKSIGFSIIIIAIMLIAAFASIRTGLISMIPNIAPVILVGGVMGYMDYALDFGTVTVMPMILGIAVDDTIHLTTHLKMGLEKYGTYGTAMESCFREIGKSMFLTTLILCAMFTVYLFSPMRFLFIVGVLVIFGLAGALLADYTISPALLNVVKPFGKEKQTSLRIPEEQSNS, encoded by the coding sequence ATGAAAGTAACTGCAATCAATCATTTTTTCGGGAAAGTCGGACAAGCACAGATTCGTTTCCGTTGGGCAATACTCGCCGTCTTTACCGTCATCACCTTGATTTGCTGCATGGGTTTAACCCACTTTTCTTTTTCTCTCGGAGACGAAGGATGGTTTGGCGGTTCAGACGAAATCACGATCAACAAAAAGAAATACGAAGAAGTTTTCGGCAACCTGAATGGAGTCGGAGTCCTTATTATTAAACAGAGCGACGGAGACTTGTTCAACGAAGATATGCTGAAAGTGATTGACCGCCTCGGCAACCGTTTGCGAGACGAAATTCCGTTTGCAGACCGCCTGACTTCAATTATCGAAGTAGATATCCCCGTCGGAAACGAGGAAGGTTTCGAAGTCAAGAAGCCTTTTAAAGACTGCATACCTTCTGATTCGGCGGAACTCGCCAAGGCACGTGCACTGGTGATGCGCGGGAGCGAACAGACGAACGCCCTTATCAATTCGCTTGTAAGCGACAATGGCAAAGAATCGTGGATTTTACTGTCGCTGTTGCCGTTCGAAGGCAAAACCCTCGACGAAGAATTCAACGGCGATAAGGACGAAGTTACCTTGGCCATCGGCTACAAGCTTATGGAAATTATCGAAAGCGAGGAATTCCAAAGTAGCGGTTATAAACTTTACGGAAGCGGAGTTCCTTACGAAGACGCAAAAGAGGAACGCTACGACGTTCCCGAATACGGTAAATGCGTCATGCTCGGTTTTGTCGTGATGCTTATATTCCTTGCCCTATTCTTGCGCAATATTTTCGGCGTTATCGTGCCAGCCTTTGCTACCCTTGGTGCGATCGCTTCGGTACTCGGGGCAATGTCCTTCTTTGGAATCAAGGCAGATTCAACCCTCATTTCGCTCCCCATCGTTCTTGGCATGGCCCTTGCCGTCGGCTATTCGGTGCATTACATCAACATGTTCAAGCTGTTTTTCCGCCGCACGGGCAAACGCAAAGAGTCCGTAGTCATGTGTGTCGAGGAATGCGGATGGTCCGTGCTGTTCACCGTCATAACGACCATGGCGTCATTCGTGAGTTTCTTGTTCGTCGATATGAAGCCGCTCTCGTGGATGGGCAAAACGGCAGCCCTTATCGTGTTCGCCATTTATATTTACGTATCGGTGCTGATTCCGATTTTGCTCTCGTTCGGCAAAGATTCCGCTCCAGATACTGCAAACGAAATGGGAGCAACCAAGCTCGACATGCATTTCTCTCGTTGGGCTGGATTTGTTCAAAAAAAGAGATGGCCCATCATCATTACCTCGATTCTTGTTCTTGCCGCTTTTATCCCGGGGATATTTAAAATCACCGCACGAGTAGACTACGACGCCATATCGGGTGATAAAATGCCTTACATTCAAAAGCAAAAAGAGATGCTCGCAGCGAAGCTCGGGAACCGTTACAGCTACTCCGTTATGATTCAATTCGATGAGGAAGGAGCTTTCAAGGATCCTCAAAACATGAATGCGTTATTGGATTTCGAAAAGTTCTTAGGAACGCTCTCGCTCACCAAATGGTCTGGCGGTAAAGCACGAGTCTCTTCGGTCACAAGCATCCTGAAAGAAATGAACAGCGCCTTAAACGAAGGGAAAGAAGAATTTTATAAAGTTCCCGAAGATGAATACGTGCTGGCACAGCTCATGGAGCTTTCATCCATTGAAATGCGCGAAGACTTCAATGATTTTATGGACGAAGATTTCAAGATTACGACCGTTAACGTAGACATGAGCCGCTACGCCACCGAAGAAGCCCGCGATAACGTAGCCGCCATACAGACGAAGTTATCGGAGCTATTCCCCAAAGCCCATAGCAGCTTACTTGGCGACATGATCCAATACGCCGAGATGAGCAATCGAACCGTCTTTGGCGGTATCAAGTCCATCGGATTTTCAATCATCATTATCGCCATCATGCTTATCGCGGCATTCGCAAGCATACGAACTGGACTCATCAGCATGATTCCAAACATAGCTCCGGTCATCCTTGTTGGCGGAGTCATGGGATACATGGATTACGCTCTTGACTTTGGTACCGTGACTGTGATGCCAATGATTCTAGGCATCGCCGTTGACGACACCATCCACCTGACGACGCACCTTAAAATGGGACTTGAGAAGTACGGAACTTACGGTACCGCGATGGAATCTTGTTTCCGTGAAATCGGCAAGTCCATGTTCCTTACAACACTGATTCTTTGCGCCATGTTCACTGTTTACCTGTTTAGTCCCATGCGTTTTTTGTTCATCGTTGGAGTTTTAGTCATTTTCGGCCTTGCCGGAGCCCTGCTTGCGGATTACACCATTTCCCCAGCATTGTTAAATGTGGTCAAGCCATTCGGCAAAGAAAAACAAACATCATTACGAATTCCAGAGGAACAAAGCAATTCATAA
- a CDS encoding outer membrane lipoprotein-sorting protein translates to MKNFVFKALISSALLISTSFAQTANEIAKKVHDLPNGKTSSSIISITLVDKNGKNRNREIVSYTMKEGTTDKTVLVFKTPRDVAGISYLSYDYPDKADGSTVDSDSWIYLPAMKKVRRVSGSSKDDDFQGTDFTYDDLGNRSLSKDNFAILGSEKVNGVDCWILEAKAKDSKAKVSRRVTWVDKKTYVTYKGEYYDKQNRLQKTLICENIKQIKGYWTTQKMTMTNVQTNHKTIYEIKDLKYDEAVNKSFFTVSSLERELVK, encoded by the coding sequence ATGAAGAATTTTGTTTTCAAAGCACTCATTTCAAGTGCGTTGTTGATTTCTACAAGTTTCGCACAGACGGCAAACGAAATTGCCAAAAAAGTCCACGATTTGCCTAACGGCAAAACATCTTCCAGCATCATTTCTATCACGCTGGTGGACAAGAACGGCAAAAACCGCAACCGCGAAATCGTGTCTTACACCATGAAAGAGGGAACAACCGACAAGACGGTACTCGTTTTCAAGACACCGCGAGATGTCGCAGGTATCAGTTACCTCTCCTACGACTACCCCGACAAGGCCGACGGCTCCACCGTCGATAGCGACAGCTGGATTTACCTCCCCGCCATGAAAAAGGTACGTCGCGTTTCGGGTTCCAGCAAAGATGACGACTTCCAGGGAACCGATTTCACGTACGACGATCTCGGCAACCGCAGCCTTTCCAAGGACAATTTCGCTATTCTCGGTTCAGAAAAAGTGAACGGAGTCGATTGCTGGATTCTAGAAGCCAAAGCGAAGGATTCCAAAGCAAAAGTAAGCCGCCGCGTCACCTGGGTTGACAAGAAAACCTACGTCACCTACAAAGGCGAATATTACGACAAGCAGAACCGTCTCCAAAAAACGCTCATTTGCGAAAACATCAAGCAAATCAAGGGCTACTGGACAACGCAGAAAATGACCATGACCAACGTCCAAACAAACCACAAAACAATCTACGAAATCAAGGACCTAAAATACGACGAAGCCGTAAACAAGAGTTTTTTTACGGTAAGCTCCTTGGAACGTGAACTCGTCAAATGA
- the ispE gene encoding 4-(cytidine 5'-diphospho)-2-C-methyl-D-erythritol kinase — protein MLEYAPAKINLFLDVIRKREDGYHDLGTVFQTVDAGDTVEATLRENGEIHLTYNEPQNYPLESDLVFKAAKALKEYANCALGADIHLTKVMPLGAGLGGGSADAAATLRLLNRLWNLDYPFEVLESIGARLGADVPFLVRGGTAFAEGIGERLTFVKPLELPEGAALLIATPLDSVPTKDAYVGVPKSGPDRWEQYKASWNALQYPRCGEPIVELPSDEELFEQMVNPNLCFNAFEISVFPTHPLVAEMKQKFIELGADVALMSGSGASVFGIFKTRELAEKAAAALKSISRYQTVTKFWHR, from the coding sequence ATGCTTGAATACGCTCCAGCAAAAATCAATTTGTTTCTCGATGTCATCCGCAAGCGCGAAGACGGTTACCACGATTTGGGAACGGTCTTCCAGACGGTTGATGCGGGCGATACCGTCGAAGCGACGCTCCGCGAAAATGGCGAAATCCATTTGACGTATAACGAGCCGCAGAACTATCCGCTGGAATCGGATCTGGTGTTCAAGGCGGCGAAAGCTCTCAAGGAATATGCCAATTGCGCTCTTGGTGCGGACATCCATCTTACGAAGGTTATGCCGCTGGGGGCCGGTCTTGGCGGTGGCAGTGCCGATGCCGCGGCGACGCTCCGTTTGCTCAACCGCCTGTGGAATTTGGACTATCCGTTTGAGGTTTTGGAATCTATCGGCGCTCGGCTTGGCGCCGACGTGCCGTTCCTCGTTCGAGGTGGAACTGCTTTTGCCGAGGGTATAGGCGAGCGTTTGACGTTCGTAAAACCGCTCGAACTCCCGGAGGGGGCCGCACTCCTCATTGCGACTCCGCTGGATTCTGTGCCGACGAAGGACGCTTATGTGGGTGTTCCGAAGTCTGGCCCGGACCGCTGGGAGCAGTACAAGGCCTCTTGGAATGCGCTGCAGTACCCGAGGTGCGGAGAACCTATTGTTGAACTGCCTTCGGACGAGGAATTGTTTGAACAGATGGTCAATCCGAACCTTTGCTTCAACGCTTTTGAGATTTCCGTGTTTCCGACGCACCCGCTTGTCGCCGAGATGAAGCAGAAATTCATTGAACTAGGAGCCGATGTCGCCTTGATGTCCGGTTCAGGGGCCTCTGTTTTTGGAATTTTCAAGACTCGGGAGCTTGCTGAAAAGGCTGCCGCTGCTTTGAAGTCGATTTCTCGCTACCAGACCGTGACCAAGTTCTGGCATAGGTAG
- a CDS encoding 50S ribosomal protein L25, with product MELTTLKATSRVLGANRANARLRKAGQIPAVYYGKGIEAKNIAVSEIDLRKVLAPGKRYTLLDLEIDGKAGNPALVYSVQKDALTQKITHVDFIKIADDEFVKVRIPVKLSGLPVGVKTQGGLFSQEARYLMLAAKPASIPSVLELDISNFETNVTFYAKDFKLPENVTLASGPRTVIFTISSKSKKKDADAAAPAADAAAAAPAAN from the coding sequence ATGGAACTCACAACGCTCAAAGCTACCTCGAGAGTGCTAGGTGCAAACCGTGCTAACGCCCGTTTGCGTAAGGCTGGTCAGATTCCGGCCGTCTATTATGGTAAGGGTATCGAAGCTAAGAACATTGCAGTCAGCGAAATCGACTTGCGCAAGGTTCTTGCTCCGGGCAAGCGTTACACGCTTCTTGACCTCGAAATCGATGGCAAGGCTGGCAATCCGGCTCTCGTCTACAGTGTCCAGAAGGACGCTCTCACCCAGAAGATCACGCACGTTGACTTCATCAAGATCGCTGATGACGAATTCGTTAAGGTTCGCATCCCGGTCAAGCTTTCCGGTCTCCCGGTTGGCGTGAAGACTCAGGGCGGTCTCTTCTCTCAGGAAGCTCGTTATCTCATGCTCGCTGCTAAGCCGGCAAGCATCCCGTCTGTTCTCGAATTGGATATCTCCAACTTCGAAACGAACGTGACCTTCTACGCTAAGGATTTCAAGCTCCCGGAAAACGTTACGCTTGCTTCTGGCCCGCGCACCGTTATCTTTACGATTTCTTCTAAGTCCAAGAAGAAGGATGCTGATGCTGCTGCTCCGGCTGCTGACGCCGCTGCCGCTGCTCCGGCTGCCAACTAA
- a CDS encoding BrnT family toxin — translation MDVEFEWDKHKNELNQKKHGISFEEAKSCFEDEHARVFFDVEHSKNEDRSILIGLSEKLRTLVVVYTERSLLDAEIIVNRIISARKATKKEFQYYWNERKGDGL, via the coding sequence ATGGACGTAGAATTTGAGTGGGATAAGCATAAGAATGAACTCAACCAAAAGAAACATGGTATTTCGTTTGAAGAAGCCAAATCGTGCTTTGAAGATGAACATGCTAGAGTATTCTTTGATGTAGAACATTCTAAAAATGAGGACAGATCTATTCTGATAGGCTTGTCGGAAAAACTCAGGACTCTTGTTGTAGTCTATACGGAGCGAAGTCTGCTTGATGCTGAGATTATTGTTAATCGAATTATCAGTGCTCGTAAGGCGACGAAAAAAGAATTCCAATACTATTGGAATGAACGAAAAGGAGATGGATTATGA
- a CDS encoding BrnA antitoxin family protein — translation MKKEYDFASMKAVKNPYATALKKQITIRLNSSTVEYFKNMAKKVGIPYQTLIDSYLTDCAQSKRKLTMHWK, via the coding sequence ATGAAAAAGGAATATGATTTCGCGAGCATGAAAGCTGTAAAAAATCCTTATGCCACAGCATTGAAAAAGCAGATTACGATTCGCCTAAATTCGAGTACTGTTGAATATTTTAAGAACATGGCAAAAAAGGTTGGTATTCCCTACCAGACTCTTATTGATTCGTATTTGACTGATTGCGCCCAGAGCAAACGCAAATTGACCATGCATTGGAAATAA
- the pth gene encoding aminoacyl-tRNA hydrolase yields MYLIVGLGNPGTQYSNTHHNAGFMAVEKLADSSKDWKSEHKALTMKVNIAGEECLLVKPQTYMNLSGEAVQALMTWYKVKVDHLLVFSDDINLDVGRIRCRKDGSHGGQNGLRNIIEHVGDKFPRIRFGVGKCPPKFDLSNWVLAKFSPEDRPKFDEAIAKVPALVECYFKLGIEKCMERYNGK; encoded by the coding sequence ATGTATCTTATCGTAGGTCTTGGAAATCCTGGTACTCAGTACTCGAATACTCATCATAACGCTGGCTTTATGGCGGTCGAAAAGCTTGCCGATTCTAGCAAGGACTGGAAATCGGAACACAAGGCGCTCACCATGAAGGTGAACATTGCAGGCGAAGAATGCCTCCTCGTGAAGCCGCAGACTTATATGAACCTCTCCGGCGAAGCGGTTCAGGCGCTTATGACGTGGTACAAGGTCAAGGTTGATCATTTGCTCGTTTTTAGCGATGATATTAATTTGGATGTAGGCCGTATCCGTTGCCGCAAGGATGGCAGCCACGGCGGTCAGAACGGGCTCCGCAACATCATTGAACATGTGGGCGACAAGTTCCCGCGCATCCGCTTTGGCGTGGGCAAGTGCCCTCCGAAATTTGACCTTTCCAACTGGGTCTTGGCGAAGTTCTCGCCCGAAGACCGTCCGAAATTCGACGAGGCGATTGCTAAAGTCCCTGCGCTGGTGGAATGCTACTTTAAGCTTGGCATCGAAAAGTGTATGGAACGTTATAACGGGAAGTGA